The following proteins are co-located in the Myroides profundi genome:
- the mobC gene encoding conjugal transfer protein MobC: protein MQSEDDLKALAKILAFMRAVSILIMLMHLYWYCYSFFLSIGITHTVVDRILVNFNRTAGLFSHLLYTKLFCLVLLSLSLWGGKGVKHEKITISKIISVFTVGFSLFFFNFFLLDFGYAWSAILYIASTFLGYILLLVSGAWISRLLNDNLMQDVFNFENESFMQETRLIENQYSVNLPSRFYYKGKWNSGWINIVNPFRATIVLGTPGSGKSYAVVNNFIKQQIEKGFSMYIYDFKFHDLSTIAYNHLLLHKDKYAIVPKFYVINFDDPSLSHRCNPINPSFMTDISDAYESAYTIMLNLNRSWIQKQGDFFVESPIILLAAIIWFLKIYQNGKYCTFPHAIELLNKKYADVFTILTSYSDLENYLSPFMDAWEGGAQDQLQGQIASAKIPLSRMISPSLYWVMTGDDFSLDINNPKEPKILCVGNNPDRQNIYSAALGLYNSRIVKLINKKGQLKSSVIIDELPTIYFRGLDNLIATARSNKVAVCLGFQDFSQLNRDYGDKESKVIQNTVGNIFSGQVVGDTAKALSERFGKILQKRQSISINRNDRSTSFSTQLDTLIPASKISTLTQGMFVGAVSDNFDERIEQKIFHSEIVVDNEKVSQEMKSYQKIPQITSFINAKGNNTLDETIQANYRQIKLDIESIIESELKRIENDPELAHLINKKK from the coding sequence ATGCAATCAGAAGACGATTTAAAAGCGCTTGCTAAAATCTTAGCATTTATGCGAGCAGTAAGTATTTTAATTATGCTTATGCACTTATACTGGTATTGTTATTCTTTCTTTTTAAGTATTGGAATAACACACACTGTTGTAGATCGAATACTAGTAAACTTCAACCGAACAGCAGGACTGTTTTCTCATTTACTTTATACTAAACTCTTTTGTTTGGTTTTACTTTCTTTAAGCCTGTGGGGAGGCAAAGGCGTAAAACATGAAAAGATAACAATCTCTAAAATCATAAGTGTTTTTACAGTTGGTTTTAGTTTGTTTTTTTTCAACTTCTTCTTACTTGATTTTGGATACGCTTGGAGCGCGATACTGTATATAGCAAGTACCTTCTTAGGGTATATTTTACTTCTTGTCTCAGGAGCTTGGATTAGTAGGCTACTAAACGATAACCTTATGCAAGATGTATTTAATTTTGAAAATGAGAGTTTTATGCAAGAGACTCGTCTTATTGAAAATCAATACTCTGTTAACCTTCCTTCAAGGTTCTATTACAAAGGAAAATGGAATAGTGGTTGGATAAATATTGTTAATCCATTTCGGGCGACTATCGTTCTTGGTACTCCAGGTTCTGGTAAATCTTATGCTGTGGTGAATAACTTTATCAAACAACAAATTGAAAAAGGATTCTCGATGTATATTTACGATTTTAAGTTCCATGACTTATCAACTATAGCTTATAATCACTTGTTATTACACAAAGATAAATACGCTATTGTTCCCAAGTTCTATGTTATAAACTTTGATGATCCAAGTCTCAGTCATCGTTGTAATCCGATTAACCCATCGTTTATGACAGATATATCTGATGCTTATGAATCAGCCTATACCATAATGCTTAACCTTAACCGCTCATGGATACAAAAACAAGGAGACTTCTTTGTAGAATCTCCAATCATACTCTTAGCAGCTATTATATGGTTTTTGAAGATTTATCAAAATGGAAAATACTGTACATTCCCTCACGCTATTGAACTACTTAATAAAAAGTATGCTGACGTATTTACTATTCTTACCTCCTACTCTGATTTAGAGAACTACCTCTCTCCTTTTATGGATGCTTGGGAAGGAGGAGCGCAAGACCAATTGCAAGGGCAAATAGCTTCTGCTAAAATACCTCTATCTCGTATGATATCACCATCACTATACTGGGTAATGACAGGGGATGATTTTTCGTTAGATATTAATAATCCAAAAGAACCTAAAATACTATGTGTAGGAAACAATCCTGATCGTCAAAATATTTACTCTGCTGCTCTTGGGCTTTATAACTCACGTATTGTAAAACTCATCAATAAAAAAGGACAACTTAAAAGCTCTGTTATCATTGACGAGCTACCTACTATCTACTTTAGAGGACTTGACAATCTTATTGCTACTGCCCGTAGTAATAAAGTAGCGGTATGTTTAGGATTTCAAGATTTCTCACAACTTAACAGGGATTACGGAGATAAAGAGAGCAAAGTAATTCAAAATACAGTTGGAAATATCTTCTCAGGTCAAGTAGTTGGAGATACAGCTAAAGCCCTATCAGAACGCTTTGGTAAGATACTTCAAAAGCGTCAAAGTATTTCTATTAATAGAAATGATCGTTCTACCTCCTTCTCTACCCAGCTTGATACACTTATTCCTGCTTCTAAGATATCAACCCTTACCCAAGGAATGTTTGTAGGGGCTGTGTCTGATAATTTTGATGAACGTATAGAGCAAAAGATATTTCACTCAGAAATAGTGGTTGATAATGAAAAGGTATCTCAAGAAATGAAATCTTATCAAAAGATACCTCAGATAACTTCTTTTATAAACGCTAAGGGTAATAACACTTTAGATGAAACGATTCAAGCTAATTATAGACAAATTAAACTTGATATTGAATCAATTATAGAATCAGAGCTAAAACGCATTGAAAACGATCCTGAATTGGCTCATTTGATTAATAAGAAGAAGTAA
- a CDS encoding YbaK/EbsC family protein — MNHLKVKDYLKSKGFEDRFIEFKESTATVGEAAIAIGCDSDQIAKSITLFAPEEGAAILVVASGNSKIDNKTFKHTFGIKAKMLKYEDVEKLVGHQVGGVCPFKVKESTKVYFDESLKRHQVLYPAGGSANTVVQLKQEELIDLCDFVDWVSVTK, encoded by the coding sequence ATGAACCATTTAAAAGTGAAAGACTATCTAAAAAGCAAGGGCTTTGAAGATCGTTTTATTGAATTTAAGGAGAGTACAGCTACTGTAGGAGAAGCTGCAATTGCGATTGGTTGTGATAGTGACCAAATAGCAAAGAGTATAACGCTTTTTGCCCCAGAAGAGGGAGCCGCTATTTTGGTCGTCGCTTCAGGAAATAGTAAAATAGATAATAAAACTTTTAAACACACTTTTGGTATCAAAGCCAAGATGCTTAAATATGAAGATGTAGAAAAGTTAGTAGGTCACCAAGTAGGAGGAGTCTGTCCTTTTAAGGTAAAAGAATCAACCAAAGTCTACTTTGATGAATCTTTAAAAAGACACCAAGTGCTCTATCCAGCAGGAGGTAGCGCTAATACCGTCGTTCAACTAAAACAAGAAGAATTGATTGACTTGTGTGATTTTGTTGATTGGGTATCTGTGACAAAGTAA
- a CDS encoding HAD family hydrolase, which translates to MKIDAILWDYDGTLVNSVPKNIDITKEILAKVAPRLTNENLPIYLKSESQYHIANHQSKNWQDLYVNYYRMTESEMLEAGTLWTEYQLKNTTPVELFSDIKQTITQIDLPQGICSQNSSNNILKVLRSNNLQHKFKSVIGYDDIPNNMQKPNPFGGLKCLEQIFTNFYNKNIIYIGDHEGDVTFAKNIKKELNNNGTVISIAVKYSNSDTKNWNDKPDYEINTPLELITLLNSF; encoded by the coding sequence ATGAAAATTGATGCTATTCTTTGGGATTATGATGGAACATTAGTAAACTCTGTTCCTAAAAATATTGATATTACTAAAGAAATATTAGCTAAGGTCGCCCCTAGATTAACAAATGAGAATCTTCCTATATATTTAAAATCTGAAAGTCAATATCATATTGCTAATCACCAATCCAAAAACTGGCAAGATTTGTATGTAAATTATTACAGAATGACAGAGAGTGAAATGCTTGAAGCGGGTACTCTTTGGACTGAATATCAATTAAAAAACACAACCCCTGTCGAATTGTTTTCTGATATTAAACAAACTATTACACAAATTGATTTACCTCAAGGTATTTGCTCTCAAAATTCATCAAATAATATACTTAAAGTTTTAAGATCAAATAACCTTCAACATAAGTTCAAATCTGTTATTGGATATGATGATATACCAAATAATATGCAGAAACCTAATCCTTTTGGAGGACTAAAATGTTTAGAGCAAATCTTTACTAACTTCTATAATAAGAACATTATATACATTGGAGATCATGAAGGAGATGTAACATTTGCTAAAAACATAAAAAAAGAATTAAACAATAATGGTACAGTCATTTCTATAGCTGTAAAGTATAGCAATTCAGACACAAAAAACTGGAATGACAAACCTGATTATGAAATCAACACACCACTTGAATTAATCACACTTTTAAATAGTTTTTAA
- the mobB gene encoding conjugal transfer protein MobB, with product MIAKIGKGSNLIGALSYNQLKVDKGQGSVLFTNNLPEPNNTSNYITQLYKHLEPYLLLNNKTEKVVRHISLNPNPNDKLTDETLNEIAKQYMNSMGYENQPYIVYKHSDIEREHIHIVTVCTDLEGKKIDDKYDHLKSMKACRDIEKKFNLTSSINQTKEESKQIQFIPVDYTKHNLKAQIASVIRYLPKYYKYDSLTSYNALLSLFNIRSEKVEASYNGQTKHGLVYFALNEIGEKVSNPFKASLFGKNASYQNLESHFKTSKEKLKSLPNKENLKHTIEIALNTTNSQQEFKGELLNHGINVVLFQNKDNRIYGVTFIDHNSKSVYKGSDLSKELSANTLNKKWSNAEDYTNSILIPSQQANTNESDELHPMFEHLHSDTTNFNNDEFLSLFNLLNNNQEIDYEELSFEKRIKRRKKRSL from the coding sequence ATGATAGCTAAGATTGGTAAAGGAAGTAATCTTATAGGAGCTTTGTCCTACAATCAATTAAAAGTTGATAAAGGACAAGGTTCTGTTTTGTTTACAAATAATCTACCAGAACCAAATAACACTTCAAACTACATCACTCAACTTTATAAACACCTTGAGCCTTATCTACTTTTAAATAACAAGACAGAGAAAGTTGTAAGACATATTTCTTTGAATCCGAATCCCAATGATAAATTAACAGACGAGACCTTAAATGAAATAGCGAAGCAGTATATGAATAGTATGGGCTATGAAAATCAACCTTACATTGTCTATAAACACAGTGATATAGAAAGAGAACACATTCATATCGTAACAGTCTGTACAGATTTAGAAGGAAAGAAAATTGATGATAAATATGATCATTTAAAATCAATGAAAGCCTGTAGAGATATTGAAAAGAAGTTTAATCTAACCTCTTCTATAAATCAAACAAAAGAGGAATCTAAACAGATTCAATTTATACCAGTTGATTATACCAAACATAATTTAAAAGCTCAAATAGCCTCAGTAATACGATATCTACCCAAGTATTATAAGTATGATAGTCTAACAAGTTATAATGCTTTATTATCCCTATTTAACATCAGATCAGAAAAGGTTGAAGCTTCCTACAATGGACAAACCAAACACGGTTTAGTGTACTTTGCTTTAAATGAAATAGGAGAGAAGGTAAGTAATCCTTTTAAGGCTTCCCTTTTTGGAAAAAATGCAAGTTATCAAAATCTTGAAAGTCACTTTAAAACATCAAAAGAAAAACTAAAATCTTTACCTAATAAAGAGAACCTTAAACATACAATTGAGATAGCGTTAAATACAACAAATTCACAACAAGAGTTTAAAGGAGAACTTTTAAATCACGGAATAAACGTTGTTTTATTCCAAAACAAAGACAATCGTATCTATGGCGTAACTTTTATCGATCACAACTCTAAAAGTGTCTATAAAGGTTCTGATTTAAGTAAAGAGCTATCTGCTAATACACTAAATAAAAAGTGGAGTAACGCAGAAGATTATACCAATTCAATTTTAATACCTTCTCAACAAGCTAATACTAATGAATCAGACGAGTTACATCCAATGTTTGAGCATTTACATTCTGATACTACCAATTTTAATAATGATGAGTTTTTATCATTGTTTAATCTTTTAAACAATAACCAAGAGATAGATTATGAAGAGTTGAGTTTTGAGAAAAGGATCAAAAGAAGAAAAAAAAGATCTTTGTGA
- a CDS encoding DUF4062 domain-containing protein yields the protein MDKKYQVFVSSTYTDLLEERQEIMHALLELDCIPAGMELFPASNEDQWSLIKGVIDDSDYYIVIVGGRYGSLGSEGVSYTEMEYRYALESGKPIIAFLHKDPESIPKKHTEKTTEGQQKLDDFKLIVQQKMCKYWATPQELGSVVSRSLISLQKKFPGIGWIRGNVVSSSEANIEILKLKKEIETLQNKLNEARTKAPDGSEKFAQGSTEVELSFSIKYGDYRSSARNYNRKFTTNWNEIFYWISPSMIDELSEEQFKASIDKFVYNKTYAKIIKEETFTDGGNFYSYALFESDYQTIKVQLRALGLITKSNKSRSIKDNGTYWSLTPFGDEVMTRLRAIKA from the coding sequence ATGGATAAAAAATATCAAGTCTTTGTTAGTTCAACCTATACTGACCTTTTAGAAGAAAGACAAGAAATAATGCACGCTCTTTTAGAATTAGACTGTATTCCAGCTGGAATGGAATTATTTCCAGCGTCTAATGAAGACCAATGGAGTTTGATTAAAGGAGTAATTGATGATTCAGATTATTATATTGTTATCGTAGGAGGCCGTTATGGCTCTTTGGGTTCAGAAGGTGTTAGCTACACAGAAATGGAATATCGTTATGCTTTGGAGAGTGGAAAACCTATAATAGCATTTTTACATAAAGATCCTGAATCTATTCCAAAAAAACATACTGAAAAAACTACAGAAGGACAACAAAAATTGGATGATTTCAAACTTATAGTCCAACAAAAGATGTGTAAATATTGGGCAACTCCTCAGGAGTTGGGAAGTGTTGTTAGTCGCAGTTTAATCAGTCTACAGAAAAAATTTCCTGGCATAGGGTGGATTAGAGGAAATGTAGTATCTAGTTCAGAAGCAAATATTGAAATACTAAAACTTAAAAAAGAAATAGAAACACTCCAAAATAAACTAAATGAAGCTAGGACTAAAGCTCCAGATGGTAGTGAAAAATTTGCTCAAGGTTCAACAGAAGTAGAACTGAGTTTTTCCATTAAATATGGAGATTATCGTTCTTCTGCAAGAAACTACAACAGAAAGTTCACTACTAATTGGAATGAAATTTTTTATTGGATTTCACCCTCTATGATTGATGAATTATCAGAAGAGCAATTTAAAGCTTCTATAGATAAATTTGTATATAATAAAACTTATGCAAAAATAATAAAGGAAGAAACATTTACAGATGGAGGGAATTTTTATTCATATGCTTTATTTGAAAGCGATTATCAAACCATAAAAGTTCAATTAAGAGCTCTTGGTTTGATAACAAAAAGCAATAAATCAAGAAGTATAAAAGATAATGGGACATATTGGTCTTTAACACCTTTTGGTGATGAGGTAATGACTAGACTAAGAGCAATTAAAGCATAA
- a CDS encoding DUF5457 domain-containing protein, translating to MNQSKLEQKLLKDLYLNNPNRPLEYTFSEIYSFFDFQEYTEEEILAIVNNLVERKFIIYKREMYSLSRDTFLKLKDKYKFSVLLNSEYGKLIVPLMVSIVVTITSLIPNLSELFTSKSSDKEKMEIQIKELKKQLEFSINETNLIIDSLNVNKTTLIEIEVQQLKIENKKILQNINALNSLLEENPKKFVEIANLKRDIEDIKKEQNSNNESLQREVDRISSYNNTLIAFMITFLVAYIGLGVFNLVRKNESIR from the coding sequence ATGAATCAATCAAAACTTGAACAAAAGTTATTAAAGGATTTATACCTTAACAATCCTAATAGACCCTTAGAATATACATTCTCTGAAATTTATAGTTTTTTTGATTTTCAAGAATATACAGAAGAAGAAATATTAGCAATTGTCAATAATTTAGTTGAACGAAAATTTATTATTTATAAAAGAGAAATGTATTCTCTTTCAAGAGATACTTTTTTAAAACTAAAAGACAAATACAAATTCTCAGTACTTTTAAATTCTGAATACGGAAAACTTATTGTTCCTCTAATGGTAAGTATAGTTGTTACTATAACATCTTTAATTCCAAATTTATCTGAATTATTTACATCTAAATCTTCTGATAAAGAAAAAATGGAAATTCAAATTAAAGAATTAAAAAAGCAATTGGAATTTAGTATAAATGAAACTAATTTAATTATTGATAGTTTAAACGTAAATAAAACAACTCTAATTGAAATAGAAGTTCAACAACTAAAAATTGAAAATAAAAAAATTTTACAAAATATAAATGCTCTTAACTCCTTATTGGAAGAAAATCCTAAAAAATTTGTTGAAATAGCTAACCTAAAAAGAGATATTGAAGATATTAAAAAGGAACAAAATTCTAATAATGAATCTTTACAAAGAGAAGTTGACAGAATCTCATCATACAATAATACATTAATTGCATTTATGATTACATTCTTAGTTGCATATATTGGACTAGGAGTTTTTAATTTAGTAAGAAAAAATGAATCAATACGATAA
- a CDS encoding ParA family protein, with product METVKQPLKISFYTQKGGVGKSTLTTLLASQLHYRLGYNVLVLDCDFPQNSLVHMRERDKDSIMQNEYYKQAAIKQFQILKKKAYSIVKCKADDALEIAEETMKELNQVFDVVFFDLPGTANTKGVLSTLNSMDYIFSPIIADRLVVESTLGFTKAFGELPKNKQSSVKQELWLFWNQVDGREKTDLYDNYETVINQLNLPIMHARIKDSKRFRKEKEAKGRYVFRSSLLPTDTNHMKTTNLSAFIEEFLTITNL from the coding sequence ATGGAAACAGTAAAACAACCTTTAAAAATTAGCTTTTATACACAAAAAGGCGGAGTAGGTAAATCTACTTTAACAACACTCTTAGCAAGTCAACTACATTATCGATTAGGCTATAATGTACTTGTCTTAGATTGTGATTTTCCTCAGAACAGTTTAGTTCATATGAGAGAGCGTGATAAGGATAGTATCATGCAAAATGAATATTACAAACAAGCTGCTATTAAGCAGTTTCAGATACTCAAAAAGAAAGCATACTCCATTGTAAAATGTAAAGCTGATGACGCTTTAGAAATAGCAGAAGAAACAATGAAAGAGTTGAATCAAGTCTTTGATGTTGTATTCTTTGATTTACCAGGAACGGCTAACACTAAAGGTGTATTATCTACTTTAAATAGTATGGATTACATCTTTAGCCCAATTATCGCAGATCGATTGGTTGTGGAAAGCACTTTAGGTTTTACTAAAGCCTTTGGTGAACTACCAAAAAACAAACAAAGCTCTGTTAAACAGGAGCTCTGGCTTTTCTGGAATCAAGTAGATGGGAGGGAAAAGACTGATTTATATGATAACTACGAAACAGTTATTAATCAATTGAATCTTCCTATTATGCATGCAAGGATAAAAGACAGTAAACGCTTTAGAAAAGAAAAAGAAGCTAAAGGCAGGTATGTGTTTCGATCAAGTTTGCTACCTACTGACACTAATCATATGAAAACAACTAATCTATCGGCATTTATAGAGGAGTTCTTAACTATTACTAATCTTTAA
- a CDS encoding DUF3408 domain-containing protein produces the protein MKEQNTSKQESQKELVDEDYLMNIMSGDIKVEATTKTKKTAEIEPVIQKQASQTKEKKTKKETSITKYQELFLINDFPSTRAGKVVYIRPEYHEVLLRIIQLAKEEKTTLYSYLDNILKQHLKEYSQEITQYFNDKFKPIL, from the coding sequence ATGAAAGAGCAAAACACTTCCAAACAAGAATCTCAGAAAGAATTAGTAGATGAGGACTATCTAATGAATATTATGAGTGGTGATATAAAAGTAGAGGCTACAACAAAAACTAAAAAGACAGCTGAAATAGAACCTGTAATACAAAAACAAGCATCACAAACAAAAGAGAAAAAAACAAAGAAAGAGACCTCAATTACTAAATATCAAGAACTCTTTTTGATTAATGACTTTCCATCAACAAGAGCAGGGAAGGTGGTTTATATACGACCTGAATATCACGAAGTACTACTTCGCATTATCCAACTGGCTAAAGAAGAAAAAACAACGCTTTATTCTTACTTAGACAATATTTTAAAACAGCATTTAAAAGAGTATAGCCAAGAGATTACCCAATATTTTAATGACAAATTTAAACCTATTTTATAA
- a CDS encoding DUF3408 domain-containing protein yields MRKFKHFRKSAPMQVTKSKENYVETFLKETSTRARDGKTVYIRPEFHEKLTRIIQVIGEDKVSIYAYLDNLLDNHFEEFSQTIVEKFNQKYKPIF; encoded by the coding sequence ATGAGAAAATTCAAACACTTTAGAAAATCTGCTCCAATGCAAGTTACTAAGAGCAAAGAGAATTATGTAGAGACTTTTTTAAAAGAAACATCAACTAGAGCTAGAGATGGTAAAACGGTTTACATCCGACCAGAGTTTCATGAAAAACTCACTCGTATTATTCAGGTAATAGGAGAGGACAAGGTTTCTATTTATGCTTATTTAGATAATCTATTAGACAACCATTTTGAGGAGTTTTCACAGACGATTGTAGAAAAGTTTAACCAGAAGTATAAACCTATTTTCTAG
- a CDS encoding DUF4134 domain-containing protein translates to MKTKTIKQRLLLLLVVLSSLPLLAQGNGAAGITEATQMVTSYFDPATKLIYAIGAVVGLIGGVKVYNKFSSGDPDTSKTAASWFGACIFLIVAATILRSFFL, encoded by the coding sequence ATGAAAACAAAAACAATCAAACAAAGGCTATTATTACTACTAGTTGTACTAAGTAGTTTACCGCTACTGGCTCAAGGAAACGGAGCTGCTGGTATCACAGAAGCCACCCAAATGGTTACTTCTTATTTTGATCCAGCCACTAAACTAATTTATGCTATTGGAGCAGTGGTTGGTCTTATTGGAGGGGTAAAGGTTTACAATAAATTCTCAAGTGGTGATCCCGATACAAGCAAGACAGCAGCAAGCTGGTTTGGGGCTTGTATTTTCTTAATTGTAGCGGCTACCATTCTAAGATCATTCTTCCTTTAA
- a CDS encoding DUF4133 domain-containing protein → MKKYSINKGIGASVEFKGLKAQYLFYFAGGLLGNLILVMVLYMAGVNNLICLTLGLGLSGYLIYKVFSLNKKYGQYGLMKLQARKYFPRYIISRKDIKGYLSRNLKQRNYEKYS, encoded by the coding sequence ATGAAAAAGTATAGTATCAATAAAGGCATTGGAGCCAGTGTTGAGTTTAAAGGACTCAAGGCTCAGTACCTGTTTTATTTTGCAGGTGGACTTTTAGGGAATCTTATTCTTGTTATGGTTTTGTATATGGCAGGGGTAAACAATCTTATTTGTTTAACCCTTGGTCTTGGACTATCGGGTTATCTGATCTACAAAGTATTTTCATTAAATAAGAAATACGGTCAGTATGGTCTTATGAAACTTCAAGCAAGAAAATATTTTCCAAGGTACATTATCTCAAGAAAAGATATCAAAGGGTATTTAAGTAGAAACTTAAAACAAAGAAACTATGAGAAATACAGCTAA